One genomic segment of Natrononativus amylolyticus includes these proteins:
- a CDS encoding FAD binding domain-containing protein, producing the protein MYPPRFDYHRATSLEEARSLLAEHADRDPRLLAGGHSLIPALKTDRTTADVLVDLGGIDDLEGVTTEPNETIVGALTTYADLLEASELAERHPVLTDALAEVGDLQVRNRGTLGGNLAQAEPAADLPAAVLAANATIVAHGSGGEREIRADEFFRGERETALETGEVLTRVRLPAAPASDADRTAGAYVRKTHPASGWASLGVAVVLECEGESVREARLAATGVTDRAIRLESVEDALAGEPLESATVAAAAERAAVGIEPDELRSDLHVSGEYRAGLVPVYVERALERAAKRIDASGNGGEPR; encoded by the coding sequence ATGTACCCGCCACGGTTCGACTACCACCGCGCGACGAGCCTCGAGGAGGCCCGATCGCTGCTCGCGGAACACGCCGACCGCGACCCGCGGCTGCTCGCGGGTGGCCACAGCCTGATTCCGGCGCTGAAAACCGACCGGACGACCGCCGACGTGCTCGTCGACCTCGGCGGGATCGACGACCTCGAGGGGGTGACGACGGAGCCAAACGAAACGATCGTCGGCGCGCTCACCACGTACGCCGACCTGCTCGAGGCGTCGGAGCTGGCCGAACGCCACCCGGTTCTCACCGACGCGCTGGCCGAAGTCGGCGACCTGCAAGTGCGAAATCGCGGCACGCTCGGGGGAAACCTCGCGCAGGCCGAACCCGCGGCCGATCTTCCGGCCGCAGTCCTCGCCGCGAACGCGACGATCGTGGCACACGGTTCGGGTGGCGAGCGCGAGATCCGCGCCGACGAGTTCTTCCGCGGGGAGCGGGAGACGGCGCTCGAAACCGGGGAGGTGCTGACTCGAGTGCGCCTGCCCGCCGCCCCAGCTTCGGATGCCGACCGCACGGCGGGCGCGTACGTTCGGAAGACCCATCCCGCCTCGGGGTGGGCCAGCCTCGGCGTCGCGGTCGTCCTCGAGTGCGAGGGCGAGAGCGTTCGCGAGGCGCGACTCGCGGCGACCGGCGTCACCGACCGCGCGATCCGGCTCGAGTCCGTCGAGGACGCACTCGCGGGCGAGCCCCTCGAGTCGGCGACGGTCGCGGCCGCCGCCGAGCGTGCCGCCGTCGGGATCGAGCCCGACGAACTCCGTTCGGACCTCCACGTCTCCGGTGAGTACCGGGCGGGGCTGGTACCGGTATACGTCGAGCGGGCGCTCGAGCGGGCGGCAAAGCGGATAGACGCAAGCGGGAACGGGGGTGAGCCGCGATGA
- a CDS encoding (2Fe-2S)-binding protein: MGEHDITLTVNGTDERLTVESRTLLIHALRDELGYTGPKVGCETSACGACTVHVDGDAVKSCALLAVQADGAEITTVEGLEGGPEDALHPIQESFHAEHGLQCGYCTPGMVMTTAQLLADDSAPTRDEIRAGLKGNRCRCTGYQNVVDAVETAASRAEEDR, encoded by the coding sequence ATGGGCGAGCACGACATCACACTCACGGTCAACGGGACGGACGAACGGCTCACCGTCGAGTCACGAACGCTGCTGATTCACGCGCTCCGGGACGAACTCGGCTACACGGGGCCGAAGGTCGGCTGCGAGACGAGCGCCTGCGGGGCGTGTACGGTCCACGTCGACGGCGACGCGGTCAAATCCTGCGCGCTCCTCGCGGTGCAGGCCGACGGCGCCGAGATCACGACGGTCGAGGGACTCGAGGGCGGTCCCGAGGACGCCCTCCATCCGATCCAGGAGAGCTTTCACGCCGAACACGGCCTGCAGTGTGGCTACTGCACCCCCGGAATGGTGATGACGACCGCCCAGCTGCTCGCGGACGACTCCGCTCCCACCAGAGACGAGATTCGCGCGGGACTGAAGGGCAACCGCTGTCGGTGCACCGGCTACCAGAACGTCGTCGACGCCGTCGAGACGGCCGCGAGCCGGGCCGAGGAGGACCGCTGA
- a CDS encoding XdhC family protein, whose product MSHDNHPLPETALLERIGDRLDSADAADATGPPDVVATVVAVEGAAYRRPGAKALFEAGGDGIGAITAGCLEDDLRRATARVRATGAPRIETYDLTAEDGVWGLGLGCNGVVTVLLEPLEAHYRRAVEPVRTRRDVAVCTVLAAEGPLERGDRAYYLPDEGLFETPGTDVTATGWPTAAVSGPAGEMTSEGRSGVVELSVGGRRLDVFVEAIPAPPTCLVFGSGPDVAPVVDLASRADFRVVVVGFRGAVDLEGRFPGADRTVTTSPRDLQDAVAIDERTHAVVMTHNFVDDRLVLETLLDSPAPYVGIMGPRKRFEELRAELAADGRPVSEGDLERIYAPIGLDLGLGTPAGIAQSVVAELLAVSRDRRPGHLRDRGGPIHDRPRPDDLSG is encoded by the coding sequence ATGTCCCACGACAACCACCCACTCCCGGAGACGGCGCTGCTCGAGCGGATCGGCGACCGGCTCGACTCGGCCGACGCGGCCGACGCCACGGGGCCACCCGACGTCGTCGCAACCGTCGTCGCCGTCGAGGGCGCCGCCTACCGACGCCCCGGCGCGAAGGCGCTGTTCGAAGCCGGCGGCGACGGGATCGGCGCGATCACGGCTGGCTGTCTCGAGGACGACCTCCGCCGGGCGACGGCGCGCGTGCGGGCGACCGGCGCCCCTCGCATCGAAACCTACGATCTCACCGCCGAAGACGGCGTCTGGGGGCTCGGTCTCGGCTGCAACGGCGTCGTCACCGTCCTCCTCGAGCCCCTCGAGGCGCACTACCGGCGGGCCGTCGAGCCGGTTCGAACCCGCCGGGACGTGGCCGTCTGTACGGTGCTCGCCGCCGAGGGACCGCTCGAGCGCGGAGACAGGGCCTACTACCTGCCGGACGAGGGACTGTTCGAAACGCCCGGAACTGACGTGACAGCGACGGGCTGGCCGACGGCTGCCGTCTCCGGACCGGCGGGCGAGATGACGAGCGAAGGTCGCTCCGGCGTGGTCGAACTCTCCGTCGGGGGACGGCGACTCGACGTGTTCGTCGAGGCCATCCCCGCGCCGCCGACGTGTCTGGTGTTCGGAAGCGGCCCCGACGTCGCGCCGGTCGTCGACCTCGCCTCGCGTGCGGACTTCCGGGTCGTCGTCGTCGGGTTCCGGGGTGCCGTCGACCTCGAGGGGCGGTTCCCCGGGGCGGATCGGACCGTGACGACGTCGCCGCGGGATCTCCAGGACGCCGTGGCGATCGACGAGCGGACCCACGCCGTCGTGATGACCCACAACTTCGTCGACGACCGGCTCGTCCTCGAGACGCTGCTCGATTCCCCCGCCCCCTACGTCGGGATCATGGGGCCGCGAAAACGCTTCGAGGAACTGCGCGCGGAGCTCGCGGCCGACGGCCGCCCGGTGAGCGAAGGCGACCTCGAGCGCATCTACGCGCCGATCGGGCTCGACCTGGGGCTGGGGACGCCCGCGGGGATCGCCCAGAGCGTCGTCGCCGAACTCCTCGCTGTTTCGCGCGACCGGCGGCCGGGCCACCTGCGCGACCGCGGCGGGCCGATTCACGACCGGCCGAGGCCGGACGACCTGTCCGGCTGA
- a CDS encoding nucleotidyltransferase family protein, with translation MQPSRQLPVVAFDAPRNDDPRETTVAAVVLAGGTSSRFGAENKLLAEVDGDPLVRRAVRSVLAASVDSVVVALDYDADAVRSALADLPVTTAENDREATEQSASLGTGVAAARSGAPDALVVALGDMPFVSPETIDALAAAHAAGVGDALAAAHRGLRGNPVLFDRRYFDALESLEGDHGARRLLLEGDSSALVAVPDPGVLSDVDHPTDL, from the coding sequence ATGCAGCCGTCCCGGCAGCTTCCCGTCGTCGCGTTCGACGCCCCTCGAAACGACGACCCTCGAGAGACGACGGTCGCCGCGGTGGTGCTCGCCGGCGGCACCAGTTCGCGCTTCGGCGCCGAGAACAAGTTGCTCGCCGAGGTCGACGGCGACCCCCTCGTTCGACGCGCCGTCCGATCGGTGCTCGCAGCGAGCGTCGACTCGGTGGTCGTCGCTCTCGACTACGACGCCGACGCGGTGCGGAGCGCGCTCGCCGATCTGCCGGTTACGACGGCGGAGAACGACCGCGAGGCGACCGAACAGTCCGCCTCGCTCGGGACGGGCGTCGCCGCCGCTCGCAGCGGCGCTCCCGACGCGCTCGTGGTCGCCCTCGGGGACATGCCGTTCGTCTCGCCGGAAACGATCGACGCGCTCGCCGCAGCTCACGCGGCGGGCGTCGGCGATGCGCTCGCGGCGGCCCACCGGGGCCTCAGAGGGAACCCGGTGCTGTTCGACCGGCGCTACTTTGACGCCCTCGAGTCCCTCGAGGGCGACCACGGCGCCAGGCGGCTCCTGCTCGAGGGCGACTCGAGCGCGCTCGTCGCTGTCCCCGATCCCGGTGTGCTGTCGGACGTAGACCACCCGACGGACCTCTAG
- a CDS encoding DsbA family protein: protein MADDRPDAPERAGSRLDLRSTRRGFLAVTTATMAVTAGCGDDGPGGGDANVAEPERRDENDSDDESDATNESTEETEELTDDAGDESATESDDAAGESDERASDDGDDESPTEGDESAGDGGDSDDAESDHEGDDDGSGDDEDGGDGSSDGDADDDADDGNADDGDADDGDADDDDADEDEPGTDDASEDDGEDEGDRESEDDGNADTDEEGEDESGDEESEDDEDDEPPFEHPSATNMDHSPILGPDPEDAPATILMYDDPSCPACAYFEAEIFPDLEPYVDAGDLSVVWRGIPVIEDWAEGALQAMWATYERDVDAFWALRDHLFAIQDSIASGEEAIDEAVSYLEAETAVDADGVRADAEGGRFTDRLANDEDAAARAGLDATPYFFLFRDGEFRTEIRGAQDARVFTSTLEL, encoded by the coding sequence ATGGCCGACGACCGACCCGACGCCCCAGAGCGGGCCGGGTCACGACTGGACCTCCGTTCTACGAGACGCGGATTTCTCGCCGTAACGACCGCAACGATGGCGGTTACTGCCGGGTGTGGAGACGACGGCCCCGGTGGTGGTGACGCGAACGTCGCGGAACCCGAGCGACGCGACGAAAACGACTCCGACGACGAGTCCGACGCGACGAACGAGAGTACCGAGGAGACGGAGGAGTTGACGGATGACGCGGGAGACGAGTCGGCCACCGAGTCCGACGACGCGGCCGGCGAGAGTGACGAACGGGCGTCCGATGACGGGGACGACGAATCGCCTACGGAGGGCGACGAGTCGGCGGGCGATGGAGGCGACTCCGACGACGCCGAGTCGGACCACGAGGGAGACGACGACGGGAGCGGCGACGACGAAGATGGCGGCGACGGATCGTCGGACGGTGACGCCGACGATGACGCTGACGACGGTAACGCAGACGACGGCGACGCTGACGACGGTGACGCCGACGATGATGACGCCGACGAAGACGAGCCCGGAACGGATGACGCGTCGGAAGACGACGGCGAAGACGAGGGGGATCGCGAGAGCGAAGACGATGGGAACGCCGACACGGACGAGGAGGGTGAGGATGAAAGTGGTGACGAGGAGAGCGAAGATGACGAAGACGACGAACCGCCGTTCGAGCATCCCTCCGCCACGAACATGGACCACTCACCGATTCTCGGGCCTGACCCGGAAGACGCCCCGGCGACGATACTCATGTACGACGACCCGTCGTGTCCGGCCTGTGCGTACTTCGAGGCGGAGATCTTCCCCGACCTCGAGCCGTACGTCGACGCGGGCGACCTCTCGGTCGTCTGGCGCGGTATTCCGGTGATCGAAGACTGGGCGGAGGGCGCACTGCAGGCGATGTGGGCGACCTACGAGCGCGACGTCGACGCCTTCTGGGCGCTTCGGGACCACCTCTTTGCGATCCAGGACTCGATCGCCAGCGGCGAGGAGGCCATCGACGAGGCCGTCTCGTACCTCGAGGCCGAAACCGCCGTCGACGCCGACGGCGTTCGAGCCGACGCCGAGGGGGGTCGGTTCACCGACCGTCTCGCGAACGACGAGGACGCCGCGGCTCGCGCGGGCCTCGACGCGACGCCGTACTTCTTCCTCTTTCGGGACGGCGAGTTCCGCACGGAGATCCGCGGGGCACAGGACGCCCGCGTCTTTACGAGCACACTCGAGCTGTGA
- a CDS encoding DsbA family protein, whose protein sequence is MDDRTPGERAGRTRAVHRRSVLAAGVATVAALAGCADEGPADEGDSNAADPADDEAQGADDETQNADEPSDGGDDEDKTGEEGDPGNEDESTDEDSALEHPSARNMDHSPVLGPDLEEGATILMYDDPSCPACAYFEAEIFPDLESYVDAGDLSVVWRGVPVIEEWSDASLQALWATYERDVDAFWALRDHLFAIQDSIASGEEAIDEAVSYLEAETAVDAADVRSEAESGEYSTRINRDTDAAARAGLDATPYFFLFRDGEFRTEIRGAEDARVFTNALEL, encoded by the coding sequence ATGGACGACCGCACGCCCGGCGAACGGGCCGGAAGGACCCGAGCCGTACACAGACGCAGCGTTCTCGCAGCTGGCGTTGCAACGGTTGCAGCGCTCGCCGGCTGTGCGGACGAGGGTCCGGCCGACGAGGGCGACTCGAACGCAGCCGATCCCGCAGACGACGAGGCACAAGGCGCCGACGACGAAACGCAGAACGCCGACGAGCCGAGCGACGGCGGTGACGACGAGGATAAAACCGGTGAGGAGGGCGACCCCGGCAACGAGGACGAGTCAACGGACGAAGACTCGGCGCTCGAGCATCCATCCGCCAGGAACATGGACCACTCGCCGGTTCTCGGACCCGACCTCGAGGAGGGGGCGACGATACTCATGTACGACGACCCGTCGTGTCCGGCCTGTGCGTACTTCGAGGCGGAGATCTTCCCCGACCTCGAGTCGTACGTCGACGCGGGCGACCTCTCGGTCGTCTGGCGCGGCGTCCCGGTGATCGAAGAGTGGTCCGACGCGTCGCTTCAGGCGCTGTGGGCGACCTACGAGCGCGACGTCGACGCCTTCTGGGCGCTCCGGGACCACCTCTTTGCGATCCAGGACTCGATCGCCAGCGGCGAGGAGGCCATCGACGAGGCCGTCTCGTACCTCGAGGCCGAAACCGCCGTCGACGCCGCCGACGTCCGCTCGGAGGCGGAGAGCGGCGAGTACAGCACGCGCATCAACCGGGACACCGACGCCGCGGCTCGCGCGGGCCTCGACGCGACGCCGTACTTCTTCCTCTTTCGGGACGGCGAGTTCCGCACGGAGATCCGCGGCGCGGAGGACGCTCGCGTCTTTACGAACGCGCTCGAGCTCTGA
- a CDS encoding HalX domain-containing protein produces MSEPSDVLVVDDENRLADLFAAWLSSEWTVTTAYDGEEALEEITDTVQVVLLDRRMPGLSGDEVLRSIRADGYDCRVVMVTAVDPDFDIIEMGFDDYLVKPIAKQELLETVEHVVARGEYERAVQRYYALVSKKGLLESEKSDRELAENEEYRELCARVDELEAQVDDRLSELSSHAEFVAAFEDLRSRN; encoded by the coding sequence GTGAGTGAACCGTCCGACGTCCTCGTCGTCGACGACGAGAACCGACTCGCAGACCTGTTCGCTGCGTGGCTGTCCTCGGAGTGGACCGTCACCACCGCCTACGACGGCGAAGAGGCCCTCGAGGAGATCACCGACACCGTGCAGGTCGTCCTGCTCGACCGGCGGATGCCGGGGCTTTCAGGCGACGAGGTCCTTCGATCGATTCGAGCGGACGGATACGACTGTCGCGTCGTCATGGTCACCGCCGTCGACCCGGATTTCGACATCATCGAGATGGGATTCGACGATTATCTTGTCAAACCGATCGCGAAACAGGAACTCCTCGAGACCGTCGAGCACGTCGTGGCTCGCGGCGAGTACGAGCGTGCCGTCCAGCGGTACTACGCGCTCGTCTCGAAGAAGGGGCTCCTCGAGTCCGAAAAGTCCGACCGCGAACTCGCCGAGAACGAAGAGTACCGGGAACTGTGCGCGCGAGTCGACGAACTCGAAGCCCAGGTCGACGACCGCCTCTCGGAACTCTCCTCTCACGCGGAGTTCGTCGCCGCGTTCGAAGACCTCCGGTCGCGGAACTGA
- a CDS encoding alkaline phosphatase family protein — MTADDYELDTLIIGIDAGCLNVFEPLSDDGVIPTISALCEDGVAAPLESQIPPWTPSAWPSIYTGVNPGKHGACGFVDFDGYDWSVVSADAVQERSMWSLLDEQGLSSVVVNVPVTHPPEEIDGAIVPGFIGPENPTCYPEGTLEELREQLGEYRVYPSYTRGDDSLSDDDKITEYCNLVRMRGAAFSYLVDKHRPDFGFVQFQKTDTVFHEFEGNWDHVTRVYEETDDQIAKILERTNPKRVFIVSDHGIGEYGDYEFRTNEYLREHGFVELTNSGKGMPSWNPIRNDLREGKDVDSWEPSRTERLAAGAARFGLTASRVRRGLEKVGLAELVIRYAPENVTRTANKQVDFENSLAYMRSRTELGVRINLEGREPNGKVPRAEYDDVRAELIECLRAAELPTGEPVFDEVAPREKYFEGPFTEKAIDIVTIPNDFNVFLSNRLLDGFFGPPTEPWNHKMQGVFVASGEGIDTAADLTGATLFDVAPTVFSALGVKYSDRMDGRVLPVVDDVGAKGYREYDEANDEVSTPEDAVEDRLADLGYLD; from the coding sequence ATGACGGCCGACGACTACGAACTCGACACGCTGATCATCGGGATCGACGCCGGCTGTCTGAACGTCTTCGAGCCGCTGTCCGATGACGGCGTGATCCCCACGATCTCTGCGCTCTGTGAGGACGGCGTCGCCGCCCCGCTCGAGTCCCAGATCCCCCCGTGGACGCCGAGCGCGTGGCCGTCGATCTACACCGGCGTCAACCCCGGTAAACACGGCGCCTGCGGCTTCGTCGACTTCGACGGCTACGACTGGTCGGTCGTCTCGGCCGACGCCGTCCAGGAGCGGTCGATGTGGTCGCTGCTCGACGAACAGGGGCTCTCGAGCGTCGTCGTCAACGTTCCGGTAACGCATCCGCCGGAAGAGATCGACGGCGCCATCGTCCCCGGGTTCATCGGCCCGGAGAACCCGACCTGTTACCCGGAGGGAACCCTCGAGGAACTGCGCGAGCAACTCGGCGAGTACCGGGTCTACCCGAGTTACACGCGAGGCGACGACTCGCTGTCGGACGACGACAAGATCACCGAGTACTGTAACCTCGTTCGAATGCGCGGCGCGGCGTTCTCGTATCTCGTCGACAAACACCGCCCCGACTTCGGGTTCGTCCAGTTTCAGAAGACCGACACCGTCTTCCACGAGTTCGAGGGCAACTGGGACCACGTCACGCGGGTCTACGAGGAGACCGACGACCAGATCGCGAAGATCCTCGAGCGCACCAACCCGAAGCGGGTGTTCATCGTCAGCGACCACGGGATCGGCGAGTACGGCGACTACGAGTTCCGGACCAACGAGTACCTCCGCGAACACGGCTTCGTCGAACTCACCAACAGCGGGAAGGGGATGCCCTCCTGGAACCCCATCCGCAACGACCTCCGGGAGGGGAAAGACGTCGACTCCTGGGAGCCGAGCAGAACCGAACGGCTGGCCGCCGGCGCCGCTCGCTTCGGGCTGACCGCCTCTCGCGTCCGGCGCGGCCTCGAGAAGGTGGGCCTCGCCGAACTCGTGATCCGGTACGCCCCGGAGAACGTCACGCGGACGGCGAACAAGCAGGTCGACTTCGAGAACTCGCTCGCGTACATGCGCTCGCGGACCGAACTCGGCGTCCGGATCAACCTCGAAGGGAGAGAGCCGAACGGAAAGGTCCCCCGGGCGGAGTACGACGACGTTCGGGCGGAGCTCATCGAGTGTCTCCGTGCCGCCGAGTTACCGACCGGCGAGCCGGTGTTCGACGAGGTCGCCCCGCGCGAGAAGTACTTCGAGGGACCGTTCACCGAGAAGGCGATCGACATCGTCACGATCCCGAACGACTTCAACGTCTTCCTCTCGAACCGGCTGCTCGACGGCTTCTTCGGGCCGCCGACGGAGCCCTGGAACCACAAGATGCAGGGCGTCTTCGTCGCCAGCGGCGAGGGGATCGATACGGCCGCCGACCTCACCGGCGCGACGCTGTTCGACGTCGCCCCGACCGTGTTCTCCGCGCTCGGCGTGAAGTACAGCGACCGAATGGACGGCCGCGTGCTCCCGGTCGTCGACGACGTCGGGGCGAAGGGGTACCGCGAGTACGACGAGGCGAACGACGAGGTTTCGACGCCCGAAGACGCCGTCGAGGACCGCCTCGCCGATCTCGGATACCTCGACTGA
- a CDS encoding acyl-CoA dehydrogenase family protein, with the protein MDLLEESIVPEHARAVKAEAREFATEHIEPNAEAHFRSGEYPREILEAGREAGLVAQDVPEEWGGRGFDLAQLLAITEEFYRADAGIALTLQLASFGCEITYEYGSDEQCEEYVRPVAEGEQLSGLAVSEPETGSDLAGMQTRADEDGDEYVLNGEKYWIGNGVEADWVTVYARTGDDEDNRYGNHSMFIVPTDTDGYEAEHIPEKMAMRASKQAHITFDDCRIPAANLIGHEGAGFMLLAEFFNHGRIVVSGHGLGLAAAAIEEAWAFTHEREEFGRTVNEFQAVQHGLADMLTEFESARALAWRACEKVDAGENAGYWAAMTKTNATETATSVAERAMQFHGGRSILDDRRIARVYRDVRIPVIYEGVNEVQRNLIYRQTPN; encoded by the coding sequence ATGGACCTGCTCGAAGAGAGCATCGTCCCGGAGCACGCCCGGGCGGTGAAAGCCGAAGCCCGCGAGTTCGCGACCGAACACATCGAGCCGAACGCGGAGGCGCACTTCCGCTCGGGGGAGTACCCCCGCGAGATACTCGAGGCGGGGCGGGAGGCGGGCCTCGTCGCCCAGGACGTTCCGGAGGAGTGGGGCGGGCGGGGGTTCGACCTCGCGCAACTGCTCGCGATCACCGAGGAATTCTACCGGGCCGACGCCGGCATCGCGCTCACGCTCCAGCTCGCGAGCTTCGGCTGTGAGATCACCTACGAGTACGGCTCCGACGAGCAGTGCGAGGAGTACGTCCGGCCGGTGGCGGAGGGAGAACAGCTCTCCGGGCTCGCGGTTTCGGAGCCCGAGACGGGGAGCGACCTCGCGGGGATGCAGACTCGCGCGGACGAAGACGGCGACGAGTACGTCCTCAACGGCGAAAAGTACTGGATCGGCAACGGCGTCGAGGCCGACTGGGTGACCGTCTACGCCCGGACCGGGGACGACGAGGACAACCGCTACGGGAACCACTCGATGTTCATCGTCCCGACCGATACGGACGGCTACGAGGCCGAGCACATCCCGGAGAAGATGGCGATGCGAGCGTCGAAACAGGCCCACATCACTTTCGACGACTGCCGGATCCCCGCGGCGAACCTGATCGGCCACGAGGGCGCCGGCTTCATGCTGCTCGCCGAGTTCTTCAACCACGGCCGGATCGTCGTCTCGGGCCACGGCCTCGGCCTCGCGGCGGCCGCCATCGAGGAGGCCTGGGCGTTCACCCACGAGCGCGAGGAGTTCGGCCGCACCGTAAACGAGTTCCAGGCCGTCCAGCACGGACTGGCCGACATGCTCACCGAGTTCGAGAGCGCTCGAGCGCTGGCCTGGCGCGCCTGCGAGAAGGTCGATGCGGGCGAAAACGCCGGCTACTGGGCGGCGATGACGAAGACCAACGCGACGGAGACGGCGACCAGCGTCGCCGAACGGGCGATGCAGTTCCACGGCGGCCGCTCGATCCTCGACGATCGACGAATCGCTCGAGTGTACCGCGACGTGCGGATTCCGGTCATCTACGAGGGGGTAAACGAGGTCCAGCGGAACCTCATCTATCGACAGACGCCGAACTGA
- a CDS encoding universal stress protein, translating into MYTVIVAADTDERRAVAQAEAVASLPGADDEVRVVLLHVFESNPEGASVTQVRAVRRAADALDEAGVDYTLRESSGDPATIILETARELEADLICLCGRKRTPTGKVLFGSVTQSVILSADRPVLTAPVESAE; encoded by the coding sequence ATGTACACGGTCATCGTTGCAGCCGACACCGACGAGCGCCGTGCGGTCGCACAGGCGGAGGCGGTCGCGTCGCTCCCCGGAGCCGACGACGAGGTCAGGGTCGTCCTGCTCCACGTCTTCGAGAGCAACCCGGAGGGCGCCTCGGTCACGCAGGTACGAGCCGTTCGCCGGGCGGCGGACGCCCTCGACGAGGCGGGCGTCGACTACACCCTCCGCGAGTCCAGCGGCGACCCCGCGACGATCATCCTCGAAACCGCACGCGAACTCGAGGCGGACCTCATCTGTCTCTGCGGGCGAAAGCGAACACCGACGGGCAAGGTGCTGTTCGGCAGCGTCACCCAGTCGGTGATCCTGAGCGCCGACAGGCCGGTGCTGACCGCGCCCGTCGAGTCCGCCGAGTAG
- a CDS encoding ABC transporter substrate-binding protein, with amino-acid sequence MTHTSNSHRGRRPFLAAVGAAGLTSLAGCVTDVDDGDDGNGNGNGEEFDTVRWGALEPLSGPFSDLGEEQLQGVELAVEQINESDEYDFEIELESYDTQSESSDAQRAASEAVEDFGAQYLVGCISSSVALSINDFAQNNEVIYAPGAADVSITGSNCNEYVFRFETSTAPIAEVMTQWTVEELGDQIFYHIADYAYGESVLEEVDSRMAELSDSYEEVDVTRSEFGSTDFETFISQIASAADEADAAVIGMTGADLAIFLQQAGRQGLQEEIPIVTTTASFVPVRAPAGEDAYGVYSGVRYVPDVDTGDNQAFVEAYREAYDDDPDNFSRVGYESVRMISRGIQAAGTRDPTELKDFLPEHELETIYGTTYFRDCDHQSLNPVWMGELVEPDDDDQEMADIELLAELSGEEAIQDCDETGCEL; translated from the coding sequence GTGACTCATACTAGCAATTCTCACAGGGGGCGGCGGCCGTTTCTCGCGGCCGTCGGCGCCGCCGGGTTGACCAGTCTGGCGGGGTGCGTGACCGACGTCGACGACGGGGACGACGGGAACGGAAACGGCAACGGCGAGGAGTTCGACACCGTTCGCTGGGGGGCGCTCGAGCCGCTGAGCGGGCCGTTCTCCGACCTGGGCGAAGAACAGCTTCAGGGCGTCGAACTGGCGGTCGAACAGATCAACGAGAGCGACGAGTACGACTTCGAGATCGAACTCGAGAGCTACGACACCCAGTCCGAGTCCTCCGACGCACAGCGGGCGGCCTCCGAGGCGGTCGAGGACTTCGGCGCCCAGTACCTCGTGGGCTGTATCTCGAGTTCGGTCGCGCTGTCGATCAACGACTTCGCCCAGAACAACGAGGTGATCTACGCGCCGGGTGCGGCGGACGTCAGTATCACCGGGAGCAACTGCAACGAGTACGTCTTCCGGTTCGAGACGAGCACGGCGCCCATCGCCGAGGTGATGACGCAGTGGACCGTAGAGGAGCTGGGCGATCAAATCTTCTATCACATCGCCGACTACGCCTACGGCGAGTCGGTGCTCGAGGAGGTCGACTCCCGGATGGCCGAACTGAGCGACTCCTACGAAGAGGTCGACGTAACCCGCTCGGAGTTCGGCTCGACGGACTTCGAGACGTTCATCAGCCAGATCGCGAGCGCTGCGGACGAGGCGGACGCCGCCGTCATCGGAATGACCGGCGCCGACCTGGCGATCTTCCTCCAGCAGGCGGGTCGGCAGGGGCTCCAGGAGGAGATTCCGATCGTCACGACGACCGCCTCGTTCGTCCCCGTCCGCGCACCGGCCGGTGAGGACGCCTACGGCGTCTACAGCGGCGTTCGGTACGTCCCGGACGTCGATACGGGCGACAACCAGGCGTTCGTCGAGGCCTACCGCGAGGCGTACGACGACGACCCGGACAACTTCTCGCGCGTCGGCTACGAGTCGGTCCGCATGATCTCCCGGGGCATCCAGGCCGCCGGGACGCGAGATCCGACCGAGCTCAAGGACTTCCTGCCGGAGCACGAACTCGAGACGATATACGGAACGACGTACTTCCGCGACTGTGACCACCAGTCGCTGAACCCGGTCTGGATGGGAGAGCTCGTCGAACCGGACGACGACGACCAGGAGATGGCAGACATCGAACTGCTCGCGGAGCTCTCCGGCGAGGAGGCGATCCAGGACTGCGACGAAACCGGCTGCGAGCTGTAA